One segment of Comamonas thiooxydans DNA contains the following:
- the hslU gene encoding ATP-dependent protease ATPase subunit HslU codes for MSSAMTPQEIVSELDKHIVGQHGAKRAVSIALRNRWRRQQVPEGLRQEITPKNILMIGPTGVGKTEIARRLAKLADAPFIKVEATKFTEVGYVGKDVDAIIRDLAEVAVKQTRESDMKKMRARAEDAAEERILDVLIPQARTGEVPADNTARQVFRKKLREGQLDDKEIEIDIAEQMPQVQIMGPQGMEEMAEQLRGMFSHMGQEKRKTRKLKIAEALKLLTDEEAAKMVNEEDVKTRAIANAEQNGIVFIDEIDKVATRQETSGSDVSRQGVQRDLLPLVEGTSVSTKYGVVKTDHILFIASGAFHLSKPSDLIPELQGRFPIRVELESLSVQDFEAILMQTHASLVKQYQALLATEGVTLEFKPEGITRLATIAFDVNESTENIGARRLSTVMERLLDEVSFDAARLSGQTVVIDAAYVDQRLQVLSKDEDLSRFIL; via the coding sequence ATGTCTTCTGCCATGACTCCCCAGGAGATCGTCTCCGAGCTGGACAAGCACATCGTCGGCCAGCATGGTGCCAAGCGCGCGGTGTCGATTGCATTGCGCAATCGCTGGCGCCGCCAGCAGGTGCCCGAGGGCCTGCGCCAGGAAATCACGCCCAAGAACATTCTGATGATCGGCCCCACGGGCGTGGGAAAGACGGAGATCGCCCGCCGCCTGGCAAAACTCGCCGATGCTCCCTTCATCAAGGTCGAGGCGACCAAGTTCACCGAAGTGGGCTATGTGGGCAAGGATGTGGACGCCATCATCCGCGATCTGGCCGAAGTTGCCGTCAAGCAGACGCGCGAGTCGGACATGAAGAAGATGCGCGCCCGCGCCGAAGATGCTGCTGAGGAGCGCATTCTCGATGTGCTGATCCCGCAGGCCCGCACCGGCGAAGTACCGGCAGACAACACGGCGCGTCAGGTTTTCCGCAAGAAGTTGCGCGAAGGTCAGCTTGATGACAAGGAGATCGAGATCGACATCGCCGAGCAGATGCCTCAGGTGCAGATCATGGGTCCCCAGGGCATGGAAGAGATGGCCGAGCAGTTGCGTGGCATGTTCAGCCATATGGGCCAGGAAAAGCGCAAGACGCGCAAGCTCAAGATCGCCGAGGCCCTGAAGCTGCTGACCGATGAGGAAGCAGCAAAGATGGTCAATGAGGAAGACGTCAAGACCCGCGCCATTGCCAATGCCGAGCAAAACGGCATTGTCTTCATCGACGAAATCGACAAGGTGGCGACGCGCCAGGAAACCAGTGGCTCCGATGTATCGCGTCAGGGTGTGCAGCGCGACCTGCTGCCCTTGGTCGAAGGTACCAGCGTCTCGACCAAGTATGGTGTGGTCAAGACAGACCACATTCTGTTCATCGCTTCGGGTGCTTTCCACCTGTCCAAGCCCAGCGATCTGATTCCCGAGCTGCAGGGGCGCTTTCCCATTCGGGTGGAACTGGAATCTCTGTCGGTACAGGACTTCGAGGCGATTCTGATGCAGACTCACGCCTCCCTGGTCAAGCAATATCAGGCGCTGCTGGCGACTGAAGGCGTGACTCTGGAGTTCAAGCCCGAGGGCATCACGCGTCTGGCAACGATTGCCTTTGACGTCAACGAGAGTACCGAAAACATCGGTGCACGGCGTCTGTCCACAGTGATGGAGCGTCTGCTTGACGAAGTCAGCTTCGACGCGGCCAGGCTTTCGGGGCAGACCGTGGTGATCGATGCAGCCTATGTGGATCAGCGTCTGCAGGTGCTGAGCAAGGATGAGGATCTGTCGCGCTTCATTCTTTGA
- the hslV gene encoding ATP-dependent protease subunit HslV yields the protein MEQFHGTTILSVRRQTPEGVQVAIGGDGQVTLGNIVIKGTARKVRKLYHGKVLAGFAGATADAFTLFERFEAKLEKHQGNLTRAAIELTKEWRTDRVLRKLEAMLAVADATTSLIITGNGDVLEPEQGIVAIGSGGAYAHSAAKALLNNTELSAEDVVRKSLAIAGELCIYTNMNHTIETL from the coding sequence ATGGAACAGTTTCACGGCACCACCATTTTGAGCGTGCGCCGCCAGACTCCCGAGGGCGTGCAAGTCGCCATCGGCGGTGATGGTCAGGTCACATTGGGCAATATCGTCATCAAGGGCACGGCGCGCAAGGTGCGCAAGCTCTATCACGGCAAGGTGCTGGCGGGTTTTGCGGGGGCAACCGCAGATGCCTTCACGCTGTTCGAGCGCTTCGAGGCCAAGCTGGAAAAACACCAGGGCAATCTGACCCGCGCCGCGATCGAGCTGACCAAGGAATGGCGTACCGACCGCGTGCTGCGCAAGCTCGAAGCCATGTTGGCAGTCGCTGATGCGACGACTTCGCTCATCATCACCGGCAATGGCGACGTTCTGGAGCCCGAACAGGGCATCGTGGCCATCGGCTCCGGCGGTGCCTATGCGCATTCCGCCGCCAAGGCCTTGCTGAACAATACCGAGCTGTCGGCCGAGGATGTGGTGCGCAAGTCCCTGGCGATTGCCGGCGAGCTGTGCATCTACACCAATATGAATCACACGATCGAGACGCTGTAA